Proteins found in one Triticum aestivum cultivar Chinese Spring chromosome 4D, IWGSC CS RefSeq v2.1, whole genome shotgun sequence genomic segment:
- the LOC123096458 gene encoding signal recognition particle 54 kDa protein, chloroplastic, giving the protein MEATTTLTLSSSPAAAARRSPARATISHPHLRHYPVRISRPRVAQSLASRRLSSGWRRRRRGSGLVVRAETFGQLTTGLESAWNKLRGVDVLTKETIVEPMRDIRRALLEADVSLPVVRRFVSSVSEKALGSDVIRGIRPEQQLVKIVHDELVQLMGGEVSDLVFAKSGPTVILLAGLQGVGKTTVCAKLAFYLKKLGKSCMLVAADVYRPAAIDQLTVLGEQVGVPVYSEGTAVKPAEITKNAVEEAKRNNIDAIVVDTAGRLQIDKTMMVELKEVKKAVNPTEILLVVDAMTGQEAAALVTTFNIEIGISGAILTKLDGDSRGGAALSVKEVSGKPIKFVGRGERMEDLELFYPDRMAQRVLGMGDVLSFVEKAQEVVRQEDTMELQKKIMSAKFDFNDFLKQTQNVAKMGSMSRVIGMIPGMNKVTPAQIREAEKRLAFVESMINAMTAEEREKPELLAESRERRIRVAEESEKTEQEVSQLVAQLFQMRAQMKKLMGMMQGQEAIAGMGDLMDSLNADEKAPPGTARRRRRRSEPPRQRELDAVGGASRS; this is encoded by the exons ATGGAGGCCACCACTACACTCACGCTCTCCTCGTCCcctgccgccgcggcccgccgctcGCCGGCGAGGGCGACTATCTCCCACCCCCACCTCCGGCATTACCCCGTCCGCATTTCCCGCCCCCGCGTTGCCCAGAGCCTGGCCTCACGTCGCTTATCCTCG GGGTGGAGGCGGCGTCGGAGGGGGAGCGGGCTGGTGGTGCGGGCAGAGACGTTCGGGCAGCTCACCACCGGGCTCGAGTCCGCGTGGAACAAGTTGCGTGGCGTCG ATGTGCTGACGAAGGAAACCATTGTGGAGCCGATGCGGGACATCAGAAGAGCACTTCTGGAAGCAGAT GTTAGTTTGCCGGTTGTCAGACGGTTCGTGTCGTCTGTGAGCGAGAAGGCTTTAGGTTCAGATGTTATCCGAGGAATCCGACCCGAGCAGCAATTAGTCAAG ATTGTGCATGATGAACTTGTTCAACTGATGGGTGGAGAGGTATCAGACTTGGTGTTCGCAAAAAGTGGCCCAACGGTCATCCTACTGGCAGGTCTGCAAGGTGTTGGGAAGACTACTGTTTGTGCAAAACTTGCATTCTATCTGAAGAAACTG GGGAAGAGTTGTATGCTGGTCGCTGCAGATGTTTACAGGCCTGCTGCCATTGATCAACTCACTGTACTGGGTGAACAG GTGGGTGTGCCAGTTTACTCAGAAGGAACCGCGGTCAAACCTGCAGAAATAACCAAGAATGCCGTGGAAGAGGCgaaaagaaataatattgatgcgaTCGTAGTGGATACTGCTGGCAGACTGCAG ATTGATAAAACAATGATGGTTGAATTGAAAGAAGTAAAGAAGGCAGTTAATCCTACAGAGATTTTGCTTGTTGTTGATGCCATGACTGGCCAGGAAGCTGCAG CATTGGTCACAACCTTCAATATTGAAATTGGTATATCCGGTGCTATATTGACTAAATTGGATGGTGATTCCAGGGGTGGAGCAGCACTTAGTGTTAAAGAG GTGTCTGGAAAGCCCATCAAGTTTGTAGGGCGAGGAGAGCGAATGGAGGACCTTGAGCTTTTCTATCCCGACCGCATGGCACAACGTGTTTTGGGAATGGGAGATGTCCTTTCATTTGTTGAAAAAGCACAAGAAGTC GTTCGCCAAGAGGATACCATGGAACTGCAGAAGAAGATCATGAGTGCGAAATTTGACTTCAATGACTTTTTAAAGCAGACACAAAATGTTGCCAAAATGGGATCCATGAGCCGTGTAATCGGAATGATTCCAGGCATGAACAAG GTTACTCCTGCACAAATCCGGGAAGCTGAGAAAAGGCTTGCATTCGTAGAGTCGATGATCAATGCAATGACAGCCG AGGAAAGGGAAAAACCCGAGTTACTGGCCGAATCACGCGAGAGGAGGATTAGGGTAGCAGAGGAGTCCGAGAAAACAGAACAAGAG GTGAGCCAACTGGTTGCGCAGCTCTTCCAAATGCGCGCGCAGATGAAGAAATTGATGGGTATGATGCAAGGGCAAGAAGCAATTGCAGGAATGGGAGATCTCATGGACTCGCTCAATGCTGACGAGAAG GCACCTCCTGGCACCGCACGGCGGAGGAGACGGCGGAGCGAGCCGCCGCGGCAGAGGGAGCTGGATGCAGTGGGTGGCGCCAGTAGGTCTTGA